From the Halomonas sp. MCCC 1A13316 genome, the window GAGAGGTGGCCGGGATCCCCGGCGTGAGCCACTGCTACCGGCGCCCGCGTCACCTGCCCGAGTGGCCCTATAACCTGTTCGCCATGCTGCACGGGCGCAGCCAGGGCGAAGTGGAGCAGCAGGCCGAGGCGCTGCGCGAGCGGCTCGGCGATGCCTGCCGCGACCATCGCATCCTGTACAGCTCACGCATTCTCAAGAAGACCGGCCTGCGGCTTGCCCGCTCGTCCGGCCGGCCGCGCTGAGGCTGACGCCGCGCCCAGAGGAGGTTTCCATGTTCCGTGTCACCCGCTACGTCAAGTCGCTGCTCGAGCCTAACCCTCCCGGTCTTGAAACGCTGGGGCCCGCCCGCAAGCCCCCCGGTCCGGTGGTGATCTGGAACCTGATCCGACGCTGCAACCTGACCTGCAAGCACTGCTATACGGTGTCGGCGGACATCGACTTCAAGGGCGAGCTTTCCACCGAGGAGGTCTTCCGCGTCCTCGACGACCTCAAGAGGTTTCGGGTGCCGGCGCTGATCCTCTCCGGCGGCGAGCCGCTGATGCGTCCGGACATCTTCGAGATTTCCCGGCGCGCCAAGCAGCTCGGCATCTACACCGGTCTCTCCACCAACGGCACCCTGATCGACGAGAGCAACATCGCGCGCATTGCCGAGTGCGGCTATGACTACGTGGGGATCAGCATCGACGGCCTCGAAGCGACCCATGACGAGTTCCGCCGCCGCCAGGGCGCGTTCCGCGAATCTATGCACGCCGTCAAGCTGTGCAAGCAGCACGGCATCAAGGTGGGGCTGCGCTTCACCCTGACCCAGCAGAACTACGAGCAGCTCGACGACATCCTGGCGCTGATCGCCGAGCACGACGTCGACAAGTTCTACCTCTCGCACCTCAACTACGGCGGGCGCGGCCACCGCCACCGCAAGCAGGACGCCTGGTACCAGATGACCCGCGACGCCATGACCCGGCTGTTCGACCACTGCCGGGCCGAGCTGGAAAGCGGCATCGAGCGCGAGTACGTCACCGGCAACAACGACGCCGACGGCCCCTTCCTGCTGATGTGGGCCCGCGAGCATTTCCCCGACCGCGCCGATGCGCTGGAACGGCGTCTGATCAACTGGGGCGGCAATGCCTCGGGCGAGCATATTGCCAATATCGACAACCTGGGCACGGTGCACCCGGATACCTTCTGGTGGGATCACGACCTCGGCAACGTGCGCAATCGCCCATTCTCGGAGATATGGCGCGATACCCAGGATGAACTGATGCAGGGCTTCCGTCAGCGCCCCAGGCCGCTGAAGGGTCGCTGCGCGGAGTGCCGCTTTCTTTCCATCTGCAACGGCAACACCCGCGTGCGGGCATGGAAGGTCACCGGCGATCCCTGGGAAGAGGACCCCGGCTGCTACCTCAGCAACGAAGAGATCGGCGTCGAAGCAGGCCGAGAGCGTCGCGTGACCGCGCCCTCCGCCATCCAGGCCGTTGAGCTCTGATGGAAAAGCGCCGACATGAAAGAGTGTTGCCACAAAAAAGATTGCAAGACCGCGTTGACGCTTCGGGGAGAGGCCGACCATGACCATACATAGCCATTCGCGACACCTGGGCTTTGCCCTCGACGAGGCACCGCTGGCGCCCGGCGAGGTCGCCATCGTCGGCGCGGGGCCGGGCGACCCGGGCCTGCTGACCCTGCGCGCCCTGTCGCTGCTGCAGCAGGCCGACTGCCTGGTCTTCGACCGGCTGGTGTCGCAGGAAGTGCTGGCCATGGCGCGTTCGCAGGCGAAGCGCTACTACGTGGGCAAGGCCTCCAGCCATCACTCGCTGCCCCAGGAGGAGACCAACGCCCTGCTGGTCAAGCTGGCCCGGGAAGGCAGGCGTGTGCTGCGGCTCAAGGGCGGTGACCCCTACATCTTCGGCCGCGGCGGGGAGGAGGCCGAGCACCTGATCGAGTGCGGTATCAGCTTTCGCGTGGTGCCTGGTATCACCTCGGCCTCGGGCTGCTCGAGCTACGCGGGCTTTCCGCTGACCCATCGCGACCACGCCCAGAGCGTGACCTTCGTTACCGGCCATGCCAAGGCCGACGGAGAACTGGCATTGAACTGGTCCGCGCTGGCGGTGCCGCATCACACCGCGGTGTTCTACATGGGCCTGGCCAATGCCGCCCTGATCAGCCGAGAACTGCAGCGCCACGGTCTGCCGGCGGACCATCCGGTCGCCCTGGTGGAACGCGGCACGACCCCCGAGCAGCGCCACGTGCTGACCACACTGGGCGACCTGGAGGAAGCGATCGAGCGCGAAGCGCTCAAGCCGCCGACGTTGATCGTGGTGGGCGAGGTAGTTCGCCTGGCCGACACCCTGGCGCCGGGCATGACGCGGCTCACCCGCCTCGCTGCCGATAGCCTCGATGCGAGGAGGCTGGCACTGTGATGCGGCCCACACTGTTGCTCTGTGCCCTGCTGGGATTTGCCCTGCCGGCCTGGGCCGACGCAGCTGACCCCGCCATGCTCTACAACCAGCACTGTTCGGCGTGCCATGGCGTCGGCCGGCTGGGTGGCATCGGCCCCGCGCTGCTGCCCGACAACCTCTCCCGGCTCAAGCCGGCCGAGGCCGTTGAGGTGATTCGCGAAGGGAGGCCGGCCACGCAGATGCCGGCCTACGGCGAACTGCTCGGCCTGGCCGAGGTCGAGGCACTTGCCGAGTGGATCTACGAGCCGCCCGAGGTCGCACCGAACTGGACCGCTGAGGACATCCTGGCCAGCCACGTGGTCAATCACTACTACGGTACGCTGCCCGACGAACCGGTGTTCGAGGTGGAGGACCTCATGAACCTGTTCCTGGTGGTGGAGATCGGCGACCATCATGTCAGCCTGATCGACGGCGATCGCTTCGAGCGCATCGCTCGCTTCCCCAGCCGCTACGCCCTGCACGGTGGACCCAAGTACTCGCCCGACGGCCGCTACGTCTACTTCGGCTCCCGCGACGGCTGGGTGACCAAGTACGACATCTACAACCTGGAGGTCACCGCCGAGGTGCGCGCCGGTATCAACATGCGCAACATCGCCGTCTCCGCCGACGGACGCTACGTGCTGGCCGGCAACTACCTGCCACACTCCGTTGTGTTGCTCGACGCACGCAACCTCGAGCTGATCGCATCCATTCCGGTGGAGGGACTCGACGGCGACACTTCGCGGGTCAGCGCCGTCTACACCGCACCGCCGCGCAACAGTTTCGTCGTCGCGCTCAAGGATATCCCCGAAGTGTGGGAGATCCGCTGGCCCGAGGAGCTGGCCGAGGGCGACGAGCCGCTGGTCGGCGATTTCGCCCTGCACCGCATGGCCGCGCCCGACTACCTCGACGACTTCTTCTTCGATCCCGAGTACCGCTATCTGGTGGGCGCGGCCCGCGGCGGCCAGGGCGGTCAGGTGTTCGACCTGGACAGTGAAGCCAAGGTCGCCGACCTGCCGCTGGAAGGCATGCCGCACCTGGGTGCCGGGATCACCTGGGAGCTCGACGGGCGCCGGGTAATGGCGATGCCGCACATCGATCGCGGCCAGGTGTCGGTGTTCGACATGACCGACTGGTCGCCGATCGCCCAGATCGAGACCGATGGCCCGGGCTTCTTCATGCGCAGCCACGCCAACTCGCCCTACGCCTGGGTGGACGTCTTCTTCGGCCCCAACCACGACCGCATCCATGTGATCGACAAGCGGACCCTGAAGATCGTCGAGACGCTGGTGCCCGAGCCGGGCAAGACCGCCGCTCACGTCGAGTTCGACCGTCGCGGCGAGACGCTGCTGCTGAGTATCTGGGACGAAGACGGCTACCTGCTGTGGCTCGATGCCAATACGTTGGAAGAGCTGGGACGCATGCCGATGAACAAGCCCTCAGGCAAGTACAATGTGTGGAACAAGACCCAGTACGAGGAAGGCACGAGTCATTAAAAAGAAGCATTCTTGATACTTGTCATGACGGCACCCGGTGTGTGCCCGCATAATGGCTTTGTCCTAGCATTCAAGTCGGGTATACGCCATGAACACTTCTCCTCCCGTCGACCGCCAGCCGCGCCTGCCCATCGCGCAGCTGGCCTTTCGCCCGTTCTTCCTGTTGGCCTCGCTGTTCAGCGTGCTGGCGATGGTAGTGTGGTTCGCGTTCTGGCACGGCGATATCCTGCTGCGACCCCACGGCGGGCTGATGTGGTGGCACCAGCACGAGATGATCTTCGGCTTCGGCGCCGCCGTGGTGGTCGGCTTCCTGTTGACCGCGGTGCAGAACTGGACCGGTCGCAAGAGTGTGAGTGGTGCGCCGCTGCTCGGCCTGGTAGCGCTGTGGCTGGCGGCGCGGCTGCTGCTGGCGTATCCCTCGGGCCTGCCGACCTGGCTATTGGCGACGATCGACCTGGCGTTCTTGCCGCTGGCTGCGCTGATCATGGCGCGCCTGGTAGTAGCCGCCAAGCTGTGGCGCAACCTGATGTTCGTGCCGGTACTGCTGCTGCTGGCCACGGCCAACCTGGCCATGCATCTCGGCGTTGCCCTGGGCAAGGTCGAGCTGATCCGCGAAGGGGCCTACCTGGCCGTGCTGTTGATCGCTGTGTTGATGGTGCTGCTGGGCGGCCGGGTGATCCCTTTCTTCACCTCGCGCAAGCTGGGGCGGCCGCAGCTGGCGCCTATCCCGAAGCTGGAGAAGCTGACTCTTGCTTCGGTACTGGCGGTGGTACTCCTGCAATTGCTGACGCTCGCCGGCGTGGCGCTGCCCGCTGCACTGCACGCATCGGTGATGCTGGTGGCGGCGCTGGCAAGCGCGGTGCGGCTGGCGCGCTGGGAAGGGCACCGTACGCTGCACGAGCCGCTGCTTTGGGGGCTGCACCTCAGCTACGCCTTCGTCCCGGTCGGATTGGCGATGTGGTCGATGGCGCTGCTGGGTGCCTTCCGCGTCGAACTCGCCGTGCATGCGCTGGCCATCGGCGGCATCGGCTCCATGATGCTGGCGATGATGGCGCGAGTGTCGCTCGGCCATACGGGGCGCGTGATTCGTACCCTGCCGGGCATCGGAGTGGGCCTCGGCTTGATGTTCGCTGCTGCCCTGCTGCGCTCGCCGATACTCGCCGCCTTCCCGCAGATCTCCCATTGGATCTACAACCTGAGCATCCTGTTCTGGTGTATCGCCTATCTCATCTTCCTGTTTCACTATACGCTGCCGCTATTGAGCGCTCGTGTGGATGGCCAAGAGGGCTAAACGGGCGAAAGGGATAACCGGAGCCAGTCGATGATCGAACACTATGCATTGATCAAGCACCTGCACATGACCACCGCGGTGCTGAGCATTGCCTTCTTCCTCGTCCGGGCCTGGTGGTCGGTGCGCGAGATCACATTGCTGCAGCGGCGCTGGGTGAGGATATTGCCCCACGTCAACGACACCCTGCTGTTGGTGCTGGGCCTCACGCTGATGGTGATGCTGTCGATGTGGCCGCACCAGCACCCCTGGCTAGCCGCCAAGCTGCTGGCCCTGTTCGGCTACATCCTGCTGGGCACGGTGGCGATCAAGCGCGGGCATACGCCTTTCACCCGCGCTCTGGCGGCCTTGGCTGCAGTTGTCGTCTTTTGCTACATGCTGGGAACGGCGCTCACAAAGGATCCTCTTTTCTTTTTGCCGACTTAGCGTCTCTCATGAAACGGAATGCTCCCTTTCCTTGCGGTAATGAACTTCTATACTGAGGCGCACGTGTAGAAATTCAGCAATAAGAACGAGGAACGGCAGCATGTCCAACCACGATCTTCCCTCCGGCGCCGGCAAGGTGGCCGATGACTATCCCGAGGTGTGGCGCGCATTCGCCTCGCTGGGCAAGGCCTGCGCCGAGTCCGGTCCGCTGGATGCCCGCACGCGGCGCTTGATCAAGCTGGCACTGGCCGTGGGCGGCGGCTCCGAGGGGGCCGTGCACTCTCACATGCGTCGCGCCATGGAGGAGGGCATCGAGCCCGAAGCCTTGAAACAGGTGGCCATGCTGGCGATCCCGACCCTGGGACTGCCGGCCGGGGTGGCGGCGTTGACTTGGATCGAGGACATCACTGACGCCAGGCGCTAGGGAGCGCAGGCAATACGCCTAGCCGTTCGGAGGATGCCTCGCCCGCCTGCGTCATTCGGACGCAGGCTGCCTGAGCCCGCTATTTGCGCTGCTTTCGCGCTTCTTCATCCTCGCATTGACCGACGTCAATGTCTGGAGGCACTCGTAGCTGATAACCTAAACATGCATTGGAAATACATCTTTAATAAAGGGTGGGACGCCGACCTCGGTCGCAGGTCCCGTAGGCAAGCCAAAACTAGCAAGGGGGGATGGCCATGACCGAAGGCCTCACCAAGGCGGCGGCCCGTAATATCTTCTATGGCGGTTCGCTGTTCTTCTTCCTGTTGTTCACCGCACTGACGGCACACAGCCACTGGTACATGGTGACCAAATCCACCGACAAAGGGGGGCTCACCGAGTCCGTCGAACTCGGCAAGCACGTGTGGGAAGAGAACATGTGCATCAACTGCCACAGCATCATGGGCGAGGGCGCCTATTTCGCTCCCGAACTGGCCAACGTCTGGGAGCGCTATGGCGGCCACAACAACCCGGAAGGCGCACGCATGGCAATAACTGCCTGGATGCGTGCCCAGCCCACCGGAGCACCGGGGCGTCGCCAGATGCCGTACTTCGATCTTACTGACGAGGAGATGACCGGATTGATCGATTTCCTCGAGTGGACCGATTCCATCGACGACCAGAACTGGCCCCCGCACCCCGCCGGCTGATGCGGTGAACCCGGGTTGAGGCAAGGAGAACGATACCGATGAAATACGAAACCCAGAAGGTGGCCCTGCCATTCTTCGCCGTGGCCATGGCACTGTTCGCACTGCAGATCGTCTTCGGCCTGCTGGCGGCGACTGTCTACATAGCCCCCCACTTCATGGCCGAGCTGATGCCATTCAACATCATGCGCGTCAGCCATACCAACCTGCTGATCGTGTGGCTGTTGATCGGCTTTATGGGCAGCACCTACTACCTGATGCCGGAAGAGGCCGAACGGGAGATTCACAGCCCCGGGCTCGCCTACGTGCAACTGGCGATCTTTGCCTTCGCTGGCGCAGCGGCACTGGTGGGCTACCAGTTCGGCATTCACGAGGGCCGCGAATTCCTCGAGCAGCCGTTCTGGGTCAAGGTGCTGATTACCATTTCGTTCCTGATGTTCCTGTTCAACACCAGCATGACCCTGCTCAAGGGTCGCAAGACGGCCATCAACCTGGTGCTGATGCTGGGCCTGTGGCTGGCGGCGGTGTTCTGGCTGTTCGCCTTCTACAACCCAACCAACCTGGCGGTGGACAAGCTCTACTGGTGGTGGGTCGTGCACCTGTGGGTCGAGGGCGTGTGGGAGCTGATCATGGCCTCGCTGCTCGGCTACCTGCTGATCAAGATGTCCGGTGTCGACCGCGAGGTCATCGAGAAGTGGCTCTACGTGATCGTCGGTCTGTCGCTGTTCTCCGGCCTGCTGGGCACTGGCCACCACTACTACTGGATCGGCGCGCCGAGCTACTGGCAGCCCATCGGCAGCATCTTCTCGACGCTCGAGGTAATCCCGTTCTTCGCCATGGTGGTGTTCGCCTTCTACATGTTCTGGAAGGGCAGCCGTAACCATCCCAACAAGGCTGCCATGCTGTGGGCACTGGGCTGCCCGACCATCGCCTTCTTCGGCGCCGGCGTGTGGGGCTTCATGCACACCCTGTCGTTCATCAACTACTACACCCACGGCACCCAGCTCACCGCCGCCCACGGCCACCTGGCCTTCTATGGCGCTTACGTGATGCTGGTCCTCGGTATCATCACTTATGCCATGCCGCAGATCCGCCGCAGCCAGCCCTACAACCAGGTGCTGAACATGTGGGGCTTCTGGATCATGACCTCAGCCATGTGCTTCATGACCTTTACCCTGACCTTCGCCGGTGTCGTGCAGACGCACCTTCAGCGGGTACTGGGCATGAACTTCATGCAGGTGCAGAGCCAGCTCGACCTGTTCTACATAATGCGTTTGGGTACCGGCGTGGCCGTGACCGTTGCTGCCATCATGCTGATCTACTCGTTCTTCGGTCCCGTGCGCGAGCAAGTGCCTGCTTCCAGCCGGCCCCTGGCCGCCACCGAGTGACCGTTACTCGATGGGGCGCACAAACGCCCCATCGAGCCTTCCCGGAGTGACGCCCATGTCCCATATCGCTACCGCTTCCGCCCAACAATTCGAGCAGGAGCTGCCCTACTACGAGCCGGTCGGCAATGAATGCGCCCTGTTCGAGCAGGCCTACCAGCAGCGCCTGCCGCTGCTGCTCAAGGGACCGACCGGCTGCGGCAAGACGCGCTTCGTCAGCCACATGGCGGCGAAGCTCGGCCGGCCGCTGTTCACCGTGTCGTGCCACGACGATCTGACCGCCGCCGACCTCACCGGCCGCTATCTGCTTCAGGGTGGCGAGACCCGCTGGGTCGACGGCCCGCTGACCCGCGCCGTGCGCGAGGGCGGCATCTGCTACCTCGACGAAGTGGTCGAGGCGCGCAAGGACGTGACCGTGGTGCTGCACCCGCTGACAGACGACCGCCGGCTGCTGCCGCTGGAGCGTACCGGCGAGCTGCTCGAGGCACCCGACGATTTCATGCTGGTGGTCTCCTACAACCCCGGCTATCAGCACATTCTCAAGTCGCTCAAACCGAGCACCCGCCAACGCTTCGTGGCGATGTCGTTCGACTTCCCGCCGCCCAAGGTGGAGTGCGAGATCGTCGCCCGCGAAAGCGGCCTGGCCTACGACCGCTGCGCCGCGCTGGTCAACCTCGCCGCCAGCCTGCGCGCCATGAAGGGGCAGGATCTGGAGGAGGGCGTCTCTACGCGCCTGCTGGTCTACTGCGCCACGCTGATCAACGCCGGCATGCCGATCCTCGATGCCGCCTGCGCCACTTTGGTCGAGCCGCTATCGGACGACCAGTACGTGCAGCAGGGTCTGATGGAAGCGATCAAGGCCACGTTCGGGTAAAGGGGAGACAATGTATGCTGGACTTTCTTGAGGTCGAGGAGTTCGTCGGTCGCCGCTGGCACCGCTGGGCCTCCAGTGCAGTCAGCTACCCGGACCACCCCGAGGCCGCAGTACGCCTCGACGACCTGCGTGCCCTGCTCGGCGTGTTCTTCCGCTGCGGGGGTGGCGAGGCCGGCGTCGAAGTGGCGGCCATCGCCCGGCGCAACTCCAGCCACCGCCTGTCGCTGCGCCAGCGCCTCGGCCTGGACGAGGAGCCGTTAGATCAAGCCCGCCGCGACGAGGAGCATCTGCTGCTGCCGCCGCGTATCGCCCTGTTCCCCAGTGCCGAACTCAACCGCGACCTCTACCTGTGGTTGACCGCGTACCTCGCCCTGGGCCAGCTTCCGAGCAGGCGAGACGACCCGCTGCAGCGCGACCTGCAGGTACTGCGCGTAGCCCGCCGCACCACCCAGGCGGTACTCGAGCGCTTTCCGGGTCTGATCGAACGCTATGCACGCCTGTGCCGGGCACTGCTCGCGGTGCGCCCATCGCGCAAGCGCCTGCCGCCCATGGAGGCCGCGCTCGAAGCGGCCCTGCTCGCCGAGCTCGGCGGCCCGACGCCCCAGGCGGGCTGGGCCCTCGCCATGCACGACGCCATTCTCGACCCCAGCCTGCCGCTGGACGACTTTCACGCGCCGCGCGGCTATCGCCCGCCGCTGCCGGTGCCGCTGTGGGGCGATGTGGTGGCGCTGGGCACGCGTGAGGGTGAGCGCGAGGCCATCGACGACGACTCCGACATCGCCGTACGGCGCGACCAGCAGGCCGACGACGGCGGCAAGCGCAAGGCCGAACGCCGCGAGCAGGACCAGGCCGACCGCGACGACCCGCTGATGCTCAACGCCTCGGAGAAGATGCTCTCCTGGGCCGAGATGGTGAACCTCAACCGTCACGTCGAGGACGAGGAGGAGGAGACGGCCAAGGAGGCCGCCGATCAGATGGAAGAGATCGTGCTCAGCCCCAACCGCAAGCAGGCCGCCTCGCGGCTCAAGCTCGACCTCGACCTGGCGCCCGACGAGGCCTGCGGCGGACGCCTGAGCGGGCGCTACACCTATCCCGAGTGGCACCACCGCAAGCAGATCTACCTGCCTGACCACTGCGTGGTGCTGAGCGACGTGCAGAGCGAGGAGGGCGAGCAGTGGGAGCCCGACGAGGCCACGCGGCGTCGCATCCGCAAGGTGCGCCGCGAATTCGAGGCGCTGCGCCCGCGGCGCGAAATCCTGCGTGGCCAGCTCGACGGCACCGAACTCGACATGGACGCGGTGATCCGCTCGCGCTGCGATCTGGCGGCCACCGGCGAATCCAGCGACCGGCTCTACATGGCGGCGCGCCAGCAGGCCCGCGATCTGGCGGTATCGATCCTGATCGATGTCTCGCTCTCCACCGAGGCCTGGCTTGAGGACCGGCGCGTCCTCGACGTCGAGAAAGAAGCGCTACTGGTGCTGGGGCATGGCCTGGCCGGCTGCGGCGACGACTACGCCATCCACTGCTTCACCTCGCACCGCCGCCACAAGGTGTGGGTCAATACGCTGAAGAGCTTCGACGAACCCATGGGAGATCGGGTGGGGCGGCGCATCGCCGCGCTCAAGCCGGGCCACTACACACGCATGGGGCCGGCGATCCGCCATGTGACCCAGGAACTCGCCAAGCGCCCCAACCGTCACCGCCTGCTGCTGGTGCTGACCGACGGCAAGCCCAACGATACCGACTACTACGAGGGCCGCTACGGCATCGAGGACACCCGCCGGGCCGTGCTCGAGGCGCGTCAACAGGAAGTTCGGGTATTCGGCGTCACCGTCGACAGCGAGGGCCACCGCTACGTGCCGCACCTGTTCGGTCGCGGCAGCTA encodes:
- the nirJ gene encoding heme d1 biosynthesis radical SAM protein NirJ; this encodes MFRVTRYVKSLLEPNPPGLETLGPARKPPGPVVIWNLIRRCNLTCKHCYTVSADIDFKGELSTEEVFRVLDDLKRFRVPALILSGGEPLMRPDIFEISRRAKQLGIYTGLSTNGTLIDESNIARIAECGYDYVGISIDGLEATHDEFRRRQGAFRESMHAVKLCKQHGIKVGLRFTLTQQNYEQLDDILALIAEHDVDKFYLSHLNYGGRGHRHRKQDAWYQMTRDAMTRLFDHCRAELESGIEREYVTGNNDADGPFLLMWAREHFPDRADALERRLINWGGNASGEHIANIDNLGTVHPDTFWWDHDLGNVRNRPFSEIWRDTQDELMQGFRQRPRPLKGRCAECRFLSICNGNTRVRAWKVTGDPWEEDPGCYLSNEEIGVEAGRERRVTAPSAIQAVEL
- the cobA gene encoding uroporphyrinogen-III C-methyltransferase; the protein is MTIHSHSRHLGFALDEAPLAPGEVAIVGAGPGDPGLLTLRALSLLQQADCLVFDRLVSQEVLAMARSQAKRYYVGKASSHHSLPQEETNALLVKLAREGRRVLRLKGGDPYIFGRGGEEAEHLIECGISFRVVPGITSASGCSSYAGFPLTHRDHAQSVTFVTGHAKADGELALNWSALAVPHHTAVFYMGLANAALISRELQRHGLPADHPVALVERGTTPEQRHVLTTLGDLEEAIEREALKPPTLIVVGEVVRLADTLAPGMTRLTRLAADSLDARRLAL
- a CDS encoding nitrite reductase — encoded protein: MRPTLLLCALLGFALPAWADAADPAMLYNQHCSACHGVGRLGGIGPALLPDNLSRLKPAEAVEVIREGRPATQMPAYGELLGLAEVEALAEWIYEPPEVAPNWTAEDILASHVVNHYYGTLPDEPVFEVEDLMNLFLVVEIGDHHVSLIDGDRFERIARFPSRYALHGGPKYSPDGRYVYFGSRDGWVTKYDIYNLEVTAEVRAGINMRNIAVSADGRYVLAGNYLPHSVVLLDARNLELIASIPVEGLDGDTSRVSAVYTAPPRNSFVVALKDIPEVWEIRWPEELAEGDEPLVGDFALHRMAAPDYLDDFFFDPEYRYLVGAARGGQGGQVFDLDSEAKVADLPLEGMPHLGAGITWELDGRRVMAMPHIDRGQVSVFDMTDWSPIAQIETDGPGFFMRSHANSPYAWVDVFFGPNHDRIHVIDKRTLKIVETLVPEPGKTAAHVEFDRRGETLLLSIWDEDGYLLWLDANTLEELGRMPMNKPSGKYNVWNKTQYEEGTSH
- a CDS encoding NnrS family protein, with protein sequence MNTSPPVDRQPRLPIAQLAFRPFFLLASLFSVLAMVVWFAFWHGDILLRPHGGLMWWHQHEMIFGFGAAVVVGFLLTAVQNWTGRKSVSGAPLLGLVALWLAARLLLAYPSGLPTWLLATIDLAFLPLAALIMARLVVAAKLWRNLMFVPVLLLLATANLAMHLGVALGKVELIREGAYLAVLLIAVLMVLLGGRVIPFFTSRKLGRPQLAPIPKLEKLTLASVLAVVLLQLLTLAGVALPAALHASVMLVAALASAVRLARWEGHRTLHEPLLWGLHLSYAFVPVGLAMWSMALLGAFRVELAVHALAIGGIGSMMLAMMARVSLGHTGRVIRTLPGIGVGLGLMFAAALLRSPILAAFPQISHWIYNLSILFWCIAYLIFLFHYTLPLLSARVDGQEG
- a CDS encoding SirB2 family protein, encoding MIEHYALIKHLHMTTAVLSIAFFLVRAWWSVREITLLQRRWVRILPHVNDTLLLVLGLTLMVMLSMWPHQHPWLAAKLLALFGYILLGTVAIKRGHTPFTRALAALAAVVVFCYMLGTALTKDPLFFLPT
- a CDS encoding carboxymuconolactone decarboxylase family protein, coding for MSNHDLPSGAGKVADDYPEVWRAFASLGKACAESGPLDARTRRLIKLALAVGGGSEGAVHSHMRRAMEEGIEPEALKQVAMLAIPTLGLPAGVAALTWIEDITDARR
- a CDS encoding c-type cytochrome, with translation MTEGLTKAAARNIFYGGSLFFFLLFTALTAHSHWYMVTKSTDKGGLTESVELGKHVWEENMCINCHSIMGEGAYFAPELANVWERYGGHNNPEGARMAITAWMRAQPTGAPGRRQMPYFDLTDEEMTGLIDFLEWTDSIDDQNWPPHPAG
- a CDS encoding cbb3-type cytochrome c oxidase subunit I, which gives rise to MKYETQKVALPFFAVAMALFALQIVFGLLAATVYIAPHFMAELMPFNIMRVSHTNLLIVWLLIGFMGSTYYLMPEEAEREIHSPGLAYVQLAIFAFAGAAALVGYQFGIHEGREFLEQPFWVKVLITISFLMFLFNTSMTLLKGRKTAINLVLMLGLWLAAVFWLFAFYNPTNLAVDKLYWWWVVHLWVEGVWELIMASLLGYLLIKMSGVDREVIEKWLYVIVGLSLFSGLLGTGHHYYWIGAPSYWQPIGSIFSTLEVIPFFAMVVFAFYMFWKGSRNHPNKAAMLWALGCPTIAFFGAGVWGFMHTLSFINYYTHGTQLTAAHGHLAFYGAYVMLVLGIITYAMPQIRRSQPYNQVLNMWGFWIMTSAMCFMTFTLTFAGVVQTHLQRVLGMNFMQVQSQLDLFYIMRLGTGVAVTVAAIMLIYSFFGPVREQVPASSRPLAATE
- a CDS encoding CbbQ/NirQ/NorQ/GpvN family protein, producing MSHIATASAQQFEQELPYYEPVGNECALFEQAYQQRLPLLLKGPTGCGKTRFVSHMAAKLGRPLFTVSCHDDLTAADLTGRYLLQGGETRWVDGPLTRAVREGGICYLDEVVEARKDVTVVLHPLTDDRRLLPLERTGELLEAPDDFMLVVSYNPGYQHILKSLKPSTRQRFVAMSFDFPPPKVECEIVARESGLAYDRCAALVNLAASLRAMKGQDLEEGVSTRLLVYCATLINAGMPILDAACATLVEPLSDDQYVQQGLMEAIKATFG
- a CDS encoding nitric oxide reductase activation protein NorD; amino-acid sequence: MLDFLEVEEFVGRRWHRWASSAVSYPDHPEAAVRLDDLRALLGVFFRCGGGEAGVEVAAIARRNSSHRLSLRQRLGLDEEPLDQARRDEEHLLLPPRIALFPSAELNRDLYLWLTAYLALGQLPSRRDDPLQRDLQVLRVARRTTQAVLERFPGLIERYARLCRALLAVRPSRKRLPPMEAALEAALLAELGGPTPQAGWALAMHDAILDPSLPLDDFHAPRGYRPPLPVPLWGDVVALGTREGEREAIDDDSDIAVRRDQQADDGGKRKAERREQDQADRDDPLMLNASEKMLSWAEMVNLNRHVEDEEEETAKEAADQMEEIVLSPNRKQAASRLKLDLDLAPDEACGGRLSGRYTYPEWHHRKQIYLPDHCVVLSDVQSEEGEQWEPDEATRRRIRKVRREFEALRPRREILRGQLDGTELDMDAVIRSRCDLAATGESSDRLYMAARQQARDLAVSILIDVSLSTEAWLEDRRVLDVEKEALLVLGHGLAGCGDDYAIHCFTSHRRHKVWVNTLKSFDEPMGDRVGRRIAALKPGHYTRMGPAIRHVTQELAKRPNRHRLLLVLTDGKPNDTDYYEGRYGIEDTRRAVLEARQQEVRVFGVTVDSEGHRYVPHLFGRGSYAIVNRPEHLSLALPGIYRQIIGS